One region of Drosophila subobscura isolate 14011-0131.10 chromosome J, UCBerk_Dsub_1.0, whole genome shotgun sequence genomic DNA includes:
- the LOC117895867 gene encoding transcription initiation factor TFIID subunit 4 isoform X5 gives MNSQTAAGNRITFTNQLPNGTINISGNPGGGGGPTIISTAQLPNTTTIKTITAGIGSHHPGLTQVHHQQSPHQQQQTQSVGATQTQTLVIKSNHHAVTLPAGLVSSAPAGIVTMTKTINQGQPLLNSMLPAGVVVGMRHQSPSQQQQQQKNVSANPLSRVVINSHMGGVRPQSPSSMTNTTASNNIIVNSVASSNAHSYTSSSQPPHLTQLNSQAPHLPQITQIQTIPAQHQQQQQHHQQHQQQQQQVNNVSSSGGAPATTSTTTTTTAQQGNTKEKCRKFLANLIELSTREPKPVEKNVRTLIQELVNANVEPEDFCDRLERLLNASPQPCLIGFLKKSLPLLRQALYTKELVIEGIKPPPQHVIGLAGLSQQLTKIQAQIRPIGPSQTTTIGQTQVRMITPNAMGTPRPTIGHTTISKQPPNVRLPTAPRLVSTGAIRTQIPSLQVPGQANIVQIRGPQHAQLQRAGTVQIRATARTQNTTPTNKLTAVKVGQTQIKAITPSLHPPMLAAISNSGPPPTPTLSVLSTLNSASVTSLPVPSLPTVHLPPEALRAREQMQNSLHHNNNNHFEPKLVEIKAGSHLERMNASLTPISGKTLVKASPALSKAAASKKRRDAFDGKDDAKANNASGAAAAAAANSFFQQSSMSSSMYGDDDINDVAAMGGVNLAEESQRILGCTENIGTQIRSCKDEVFLNMPALQARIRAITTEAGLDEPSQDVAVLISHACQERLKNIVEKLAVIAEHRIDVIKLDPRYEPAKDVRGQIKFLEELDKAEQKRHEELEREMLLRAAKSRSRVEDPEQAKMKARAKEMQRAEMEELRQRDANLTALQAIGPRKKLKLDSDAASAGVGSSGGGLLSSSGSASTTLRPRIKRVNLRDMLFYMEKEREFCRSSTLFKTYLK, from the exons ATGAATAGCCAAACAGCAGCCGGCAATCGGATCACGTTCACCAATCAATTGCCCAATGGAACCATCAATATAAGTGGCAATCcgggcggtggtggtggtccgACGATCATCTCAACTGCCCAGCTTCCAAACACAACAACCATCAAGACCATCACGGCCGGGATTGGCAGCCACCATCCGGGACTGACTCAGGTGCACCACCAACAGtcgccccaccagcagcagcagacgcaatCCGTAGGTGCCACCCAAACACAAACCCTAGTTATTAAATCCAATCACCATGCTGTCACCCTGCCGGCGGGTCTAGTATCAAGTGCACCAGCAGGAATCGTAACAATGACCAAGACCATCAATCAG GGCCAGCCGCTGCTCAACTCGATGCTGCCGGCAGGAGTTGTGGTGGGCATGCGGCACCAGTCGCcttcgcagcagcagcagcagcagaagaacgTGTCCGCCAATCCGCTGAGTCGAGTGGTAATCAACTCCCACATGGGTGGTGTGAGGCCGCAGAGTCCATCG TCGATGACCAACACCACCGCCTCCAACAACATCATTGTCAAttcggtggccagcagcaatgCGCATAGCTACACGAGCTCATCGCAGCCGCCGCACCTGACGCAGCTGAACTCGCAGGCGCCCCACCTGCCACAGATCACGCAAATCCAAACAATACCAgcacagcaccagcaacagcagcaacatcatcagcagcatcagcagcagcaacagcaggtgAACAATGTGAGCTCCTCGGGGGGAGCGCCAGCGACAACCAgcacaacgacaacgacgacggctCAGCAGGGAAATACCAAAGAAAAGTGTCGCAAGTTTCTAgccaatttaattgaattatcgACACGGGAACCGAAGCCGGTGGAGAAGAATGTGCGCACCCTCATCCAGGAGCTGGTCAATGCGAATGTGGAGCCCGAGGACTTTTGTGATCGCCTGGAGCGTTTGCTGAACGCCAGTCCACAGCCATGTCTCATTGGGTTTCTCAAGAAGAGTCTGCCACTGCTGCGTCAGGCCCTCTACACCAAGGAGCTGGTCATCGAGGGAATCAAACCGCCGCCCCAACATGTCATCGGTCTAGCCGGACTTTCGCAACAGCTGACG aaAATTCAAGCGCAAATCCGTCCGATTGGGCCCAGCCAGACAACGACCATTGGACAGACGCAAGTGCGCATGATAACACCAAATGCTATGGGCACGCCACGGCCCACCATCGGCCACACGACGATATCGAAGCAGCCTCCCAATGTACGATTGCCAACGGCGCCGCGACTCGTCAGCACGGGTGCCATTCGCACCCAGATACCCTCGCTCCAAGTGCCTGGACAAGCG AACATTGTGCAAATCCGTGGACCGCAGCATGCTCAATTGCAGCGAGCTGGCACTGTGCAGATCCGGGCCACAGCCCGGACGCAGAACACCACTCCCACGAACAAACTCACTGCCGTCAAAGTGGGCCAGACGCAGATCAAGGCGATAACGCCCAGCCTGCACCCGCCGATGCTGGCAGCCATATCGAACAGTGGGCCgccgcccacacccacgctGTCGGTGCTGTCGACGCTGAATTCGGCATCGGTCACGTCGCTGCCGGTGCCGTCGCTGCCCACGGTCCATCTGCCGCCGGAGGCGCTAAGAGCCCGTGAACAAATGCAGAATTCGCtgcaccacaacaacaacaaccactttGAGCCGAAGCTGGTGGAGATTAAGGCAGGGTCGCACCTGGAGCGAATGAACGCCTCCCTGACGCCCATCTCGGGCAAGACGCTGGTGAAGGCATCGCCGGCGCTCAGCAAGGCGGCGGCGAGTAAAAAGAGGAGGGACGCATTCGATGGCAAGGATGATGCGAAGGCGAACAATGCGAGCGGagccgcagcggcggcggcggccaatTCGTTTTTCCAACAGAGCTCAATGTCCTCGTCGATGTATGGCGACGATGATATCAACGATGTGGCCGCCATGGGCGGCGTCAACCTGGCGGAGGAGTCGCAGCGAATACTCGGTTGCACGGAGAACATCGGCACGCAGATACGCTCCTGCAAGGACGAGGTGTTTCTAAACATGCCCGCTCTGCAGGCGAGGATACGGGCCATTACGACGGAGGCAGGGCTTGACGAACCATCGCAGGATGTGGCCGTCCTCATATCGCACGCCTGCCAGGAGCGACTGAAGAACATTGTGGAGAAGTTGGCTGTGATAGCGGAGCACCGCATTGATGTCATCAAG TTGGACCCCCGCTACGAGCCCGCCAAGGATGTGCGTGGCCAGATCAAGTTTCTGGAGGAGTTGGACAAGGCCGAACAGAAGCGGCACGAGGAGCTCGAACGCGAAATGCTGCTCCGTGCGGCCAAGTCCAGGTCCCGTGTGGAGGATCCCGAGCAGGCCAAGATGAAGGCTAGG GCCAAGGAGATGCAACGTGCCGAGATGGaggagctgcggcagcggGACGCTAATCTGACGGCGCTTCAGGCCATTGGACCCCGCAAGAAACTCAAACTGGATAGCGATGCGGCCAGTGCAGGAGTG GGTTCCAGCGGCGGCGGACTGTTGAGCAGCTCGGGCTCGGCTTCAACCACGTTAAGGCCGCGCATCAAGCGCGTCAATCTGCGCGACATGCTCTTCTACATGGAGAAGGAGCGCGAGTTTTGTCGCAGCTCCACACTCTTCAAAACATACCTCAAGTGA
- the LOC117895867 gene encoding transcription initiation factor TFIID subunit 4 isoform X4 produces MNSQTAAGNRITFTNQLPNGTINISGNPGGGGGPTIISTAQLPNTTTIKTITAGIGSHHPGLTQVHHQQSPHQQQQTQSVGATQTQTLVIKSNHHAVTLPAGLVSSAPAGIVTMTKTINQGQPLLNSMLPAGVVVGMRHQSPSQQQQQQKNVSANPLSRVVINSHMGGVRPQSPSITLSTLNTGQTPALLVKTDNGFQLLRVGTATTTGPPTVTQTMTNASNNTNSHHTTSTTNHPTTTQIRLQTVPAAASMTNTTASNNIIVNSVASSNAHSYTSSSQPPHLTQLNSQAPHLPQITQIQTIPAQHQQQQQHHQQHQQQQQQVNNVSSSGGAPATTSTTTTTTAQQGNTKEKCRKFLANLIELSTREPKPVEKNVRTLIQELVNANVEPEDFCDRLERLLNASPQPCLIGFLKKSLPLLRQALYTKELVIEGIKPPPQHVIGLAGLSQQLTKIQAQIRPIGPSQTTTIGQTQVRMITPNAMGTPRPTIGHTTISKQPPNVRLPTAPRLVSTGAIRTQIPSLQVPGQANIVQIRGPQHAQLQRAGTVQIRATARTQNTTPTNKLTAVKVGQTQIKAITPSLHPPMLAAISNSGPPPTPTLSVLSTLNSASVTSLPVPSLPTVHLPPEALRAREQMQNSLHHNNNNHFEPKLVEIKAGSHLERMNASLTPISGKTLVKASPALSKAAASKKRRDAFDGKDDAKANNASGAAAAAAANSFFQQSSMSSSMYGDDDINDVAAMGGVNLAEESQRILGCTENIGTQIRSCKDEVFLNMPALQARIRAITTEAGLDEPSQDVAVLISHACQERLKNIVEKLAVIAEHRIDVIKLDPRYEPAKDVRGQIKFLEELDKAEQKRHEELEREMLLRAAKSRSRVEDPEQAKMKARAKEMQRAEMEELRQRDANLTALQAIGPRKKLKLDSDAASAGVGSSGGGLLSSSGSASTTLRPRIKRVNLRDMLFYMEKEREFCRSSTLFKTYLK; encoded by the exons ATGAATAGCCAAACAGCAGCCGGCAATCGGATCACGTTCACCAATCAATTGCCCAATGGAACCATCAATATAAGTGGCAATCcgggcggtggtggtggtccgACGATCATCTCAACTGCCCAGCTTCCAAACACAACAACCATCAAGACCATCACGGCCGGGATTGGCAGCCACCATCCGGGACTGACTCAGGTGCACCACCAACAGtcgccccaccagcagcagcagacgcaatCCGTAGGTGCCACCCAAACACAAACCCTAGTTATTAAATCCAATCACCATGCTGTCACCCTGCCGGCGGGTCTAGTATCAAGTGCACCAGCAGGAATCGTAACAATGACCAAGACCATCAATCAG GGCCAGCCGCTGCTCAACTCGATGCTGCCGGCAGGAGTTGTGGTGGGCATGCGGCACCAGTCGCcttcgcagcagcagcagcagcagaagaacgTGTCCGCCAATCCGCTGAGTCGAGTGGTAATCAACTCCCACATGGGTGGTGTGAGGCCGCAGAGTCCATCG ATAACTTTAAGCACACTTAATACAGGACAGACCCCAGCGTTGTTGGTGAAAACGGATAATGGATTCCAACTGTTGCGCGTGGGCACGGCCACGACGACGGGCCCGCCAACGGTGACACAGACCATGACCAATGCGAGCAATAACACCAACAGCCACCACACAACAAGCACCACAAACCATCCCACAACAACACAGATACGACTACAAACTGTGCCGGCTGCAGCT TCGATGACCAACACCACCGCCTCCAACAACATCATTGTCAAttcggtggccagcagcaatgCGCATAGCTACACGAGCTCATCGCAGCCGCCGCACCTGACGCAGCTGAACTCGCAGGCGCCCCACCTGCCACAGATCACGCAAATCCAAACAATACCAgcacagcaccagcaacagcagcaacatcatcagcagcatcagcagcagcaacagcaggtgAACAATGTGAGCTCCTCGGGGGGAGCGCCAGCGACAACCAgcacaacgacaacgacgacggctCAGCAGGGAAATACCAAAGAAAAGTGTCGCAAGTTTCTAgccaatttaattgaattatcgACACGGGAACCGAAGCCGGTGGAGAAGAATGTGCGCACCCTCATCCAGGAGCTGGTCAATGCGAATGTGGAGCCCGAGGACTTTTGTGATCGCCTGGAGCGTTTGCTGAACGCCAGTCCACAGCCATGTCTCATTGGGTTTCTCAAGAAGAGTCTGCCACTGCTGCGTCAGGCCCTCTACACCAAGGAGCTGGTCATCGAGGGAATCAAACCGCCGCCCCAACATGTCATCGGTCTAGCCGGACTTTCGCAACAGCTGACG aaAATTCAAGCGCAAATCCGTCCGATTGGGCCCAGCCAGACAACGACCATTGGACAGACGCAAGTGCGCATGATAACACCAAATGCTATGGGCACGCCACGGCCCACCATCGGCCACACGACGATATCGAAGCAGCCTCCCAATGTACGATTGCCAACGGCGCCGCGACTCGTCAGCACGGGTGCCATTCGCACCCAGATACCCTCGCTCCAAGTGCCTGGACAAGCG AACATTGTGCAAATCCGTGGACCGCAGCATGCTCAATTGCAGCGAGCTGGCACTGTGCAGATCCGGGCCACAGCCCGGACGCAGAACACCACTCCCACGAACAAACTCACTGCCGTCAAAGTGGGCCAGACGCAGATCAAGGCGATAACGCCCAGCCTGCACCCGCCGATGCTGGCAGCCATATCGAACAGTGGGCCgccgcccacacccacgctGTCGGTGCTGTCGACGCTGAATTCGGCATCGGTCACGTCGCTGCCGGTGCCGTCGCTGCCCACGGTCCATCTGCCGCCGGAGGCGCTAAGAGCCCGTGAACAAATGCAGAATTCGCtgcaccacaacaacaacaaccactttGAGCCGAAGCTGGTGGAGATTAAGGCAGGGTCGCACCTGGAGCGAATGAACGCCTCCCTGACGCCCATCTCGGGCAAGACGCTGGTGAAGGCATCGCCGGCGCTCAGCAAGGCGGCGGCGAGTAAAAAGAGGAGGGACGCATTCGATGGCAAGGATGATGCGAAGGCGAACAATGCGAGCGGagccgcagcggcggcggcggccaatTCGTTTTTCCAACAGAGCTCAATGTCCTCGTCGATGTATGGCGACGATGATATCAACGATGTGGCCGCCATGGGCGGCGTCAACCTGGCGGAGGAGTCGCAGCGAATACTCGGTTGCACGGAGAACATCGGCACGCAGATACGCTCCTGCAAGGACGAGGTGTTTCTAAACATGCCCGCTCTGCAGGCGAGGATACGGGCCATTACGACGGAGGCAGGGCTTGACGAACCATCGCAGGATGTGGCCGTCCTCATATCGCACGCCTGCCAGGAGCGACTGAAGAACATTGTGGAGAAGTTGGCTGTGATAGCGGAGCACCGCATTGATGTCATCAAG TTGGACCCCCGCTACGAGCCCGCCAAGGATGTGCGTGGCCAGATCAAGTTTCTGGAGGAGTTGGACAAGGCCGAACAGAAGCGGCACGAGGAGCTCGAACGCGAAATGCTGCTCCGTGCGGCCAAGTCCAGGTCCCGTGTGGAGGATCCCGAGCAGGCCAAGATGAAGGCTAGG GCCAAGGAGATGCAACGTGCCGAGATGGaggagctgcggcagcggGACGCTAATCTGACGGCGCTTCAGGCCATTGGACCCCGCAAGAAACTCAAACTGGATAGCGATGCGGCCAGTGCAGGAGTG GGTTCCAGCGGCGGCGGACTGTTGAGCAGCTCGGGCTCGGCTTCAACCACGTTAAGGCCGCGCATCAAGCGCGTCAATCTGCGCGACATGCTCTTCTACATGGAGAAGGAGCGCGAGTTTTGTCGCAGCTCCACACTCTTCAAAACATACCTCAAGTGA